In Thermococcus sp., the genomic stretch AGTGCAGATTTTCCGCCCTTTGAGTATAAAAACGCAAGCAATGGTCAGATAACTGGGTTTGATATCGCCCTAATAAAGCTGATAGCAAAGAAAATGGGATACGACAAGGTTGAAATAAAGGACATGGACTTTGACTCCTTGATTCCAGCACTTCAGGCAGGAAAAGTCGACGTTGTTATAGCGGGAATGACAATAACACCGGAGCGCGAAAAAGTCGTGGACTTTAGTATACCCTACTGGGAAGCCGACCAAGCAGTTCTCGTTAGGAAAGGTTCAAATATCAAGGTCAATTCTCTAGATGACCTCAAAGGAAAAACGATAGGCGTTGAAAAGGGTACAACGGGTGCAATCTACGTTAAAAAGCACTTGGGCAACAGCTCGACGATAAAGGAGTATCCTACGTACGTTGCGGCGATTGAAGCCCTCCTAAACGGTCAGGTGGATGCCGTTGTTCTCGACAGCCCAGTTGCAAAAATGTTCTCAAAGAAGTACAATGTCGAGGTCGTTTACACCATAAAGACTGGTGAAAAGTACGGTATAGCCGTTAAGAAGGGCAATACAAAACTCCTCGAGGGCATTAATACGGCCCTTAAAGAGATAATGAACTCCCCTGAGTGGGATAAACTCGTTGAGGAGTACTTTGGTAGCTGATTTCCTTTTATTATTTTGGGGGGATGTTGTCTTGATTGGAACTATGGTGTCTTTGGACACTGCAGTCAGAATGCTTTTTGAGGGTGCCAAGATAACCGTGGTGCTCTCGATTCTATCAATACTTCTTGGACTTCTGATAGGCCTTCCAATAGCCATAATTGAAACCTACGGTGGGAAAACTTTGAGGTACGTTGCCATGGTTTATGAGGGGACCTTGAGGGGAATTCCTCTTCTTGCGATATACATGGTGATTTTCTTTTCGATGCCTCTTATAACTGGAATCGGATTGCCAGCTTTCTGGGCGGCCGTCCTTGGTTTGGGACTACGCTCTTCTGCATACCAGTCTCAGATATTTAGGAGCACAATTCAGGCGGTTGGGGAGGGACAAGTGGAAGCAGCCTATTCTCTGGGGATGTCAAAGTTAGAAGTGTTGAGATACATAGTTCTCCCCCAAGCTCTTAGGATGGCCGTTCCTGCATGGATGAATGAATATGTAATAGTTCTCAAAGATACCTCCGTAGCCTTAGCTGTGGGGATAGTAGAACTCACACGGCAGGCTCAGTATCTGGTTTCAATAACGGGCGAGCCATTTCACTACTACGGTTTAGCGGCTGTTTTCTATCTTATAATGGTTCTTCCGCTCACGTATCTTGCTGGGATCCTTGCAAAGAAGTATGGTATAAAAGGAACAGGGGGTGTTTCAAACGTCAGGCTCTAACGTTCTAATCATAAGGAATCTCAAAAAGAAGTTTGGCTCAAAAACAGTTCTGGACGGAGTTTCATTTGGAGTTAGAAGGGGCGAGACAAAGGTTATAATAGGTCCAAGTGGGGCTGGGAAGAGTACCCTTCTGAGGTGCATTAATAGGCTAGTTGAGCCTGACAGTGGAGAGATAATCTTTGATGGCATAAACGTTCTATCCAAAGACGTTGATATAAAGAAGATACGCGCGAGAATAGGGTTTGTGTTCCAGCATTTTAATCTCTTTAAACACCTGACAGCCCTTGAAAACGTGAAAATTGGACCAAAGGTCGTTAAAGGTCTGAGTGACGATGAGGCAGAAAAGCTCGCGGTTAAATCCCTTAGAGCAGTTCATCTTGAGGAAGATGCCTTCGAGAAATATCCAGCGGAACTGAGCGGAGGACAGCAACAGAGGGTTGCAATAGCAAGGGCACTCGCAATGGAGCCGGATATAATTCTCTTCGATGAACCAACGTCGGCACTTGATCCTCAGCTGGCAGGAGAAGTCTTGGACGTTATGAGAGAACTCGCAAAGAAAAACGTGACGATGCTAGTTGTTACCCACGAAATAGGATTTGCCCTGAATGCAGCCGATGAAGTTCTGTTTTTCTACAACGGAAAAATCTGGGAACAGGGGAAGCCGAGGGAGTTACTTTACAGCCCTCAGAGGGAGGAAACAAAGGCCTTTCTGAAGAGAATAGCTGACCTGTCTCTGTGAGGTGGAGATAATGGACTACGGTTTCATACTACTTCAACTCCTCAAAGGGCTTAAGGTTACGCTGGAGTTAACAATTCTGGGGTTCATAGGGGGATTTGTCCTCGGCTTTCTCTTGGCCATCGCGAGAACTTACGGAAGGGGATTACCAAAGGCGCTTGCAATAGCTTACATCGAGCTTATAAGGGGCACTCCAATGCTTCTTCAGCTCTACATTATCGGGTTTGGACTTCCTCTCTTGATAAGACAGCACTTTGAAAACTTCGTAATGAGTCCAACACTCGCGGCGATGCTCGGCATAATGCTCAACAGCGCAGCATATCAGGCAGAATATATGAGGGGTGCTTTCAACTCCATAGAATCAGGTCAGATTGAAGCAGCTCTCTCCTTGGGAATGAGTAAATGGCAGATAATAAGGCATATAATATTCCCTCAGGCGTTTAGGATAATGCTCCCCAGCTGGACCAACGAGATGGTTTACCTTCTCAAGTACTCCTCGCTGGCAATGCTCCTTGCGGTTCCAGAACTTATGTACATGGCCAGTGTTACAGCCTCAGAAACCTTCCTCTACGCACAAATATACCTTATAGTCGCGGGTATCTACCTCGTATTTGCGACACTGATAATACAGGTGATGCGCATAGTAGAGGTAAGGATCCATATTCCGGGGGTAACAATGATAAAGAGATAGTCAGTATTCAACGCCCCTCCTTGCAATTATTCCCTTCTGGTAGGGGTGCTTTACCTCCTTCATCTCCGTAACGTAGTCTGCAAGTTCAAACAGCTCCTCCGGACAGTAACGACCTGTAAGGACGAGTTCCGTTTTCGGTGCTTTTTTATCTATGAGCTCTTTGACTTCTTCAACGTCCAGCATTTTGAAGCCCAGGGCAACGCAGATTTCATCGAGAATCACCAGGTCCCACTCACCGCTGGAGACTAGATCCTCCGCCCTCTTCAAGGCCCTCTTTGCGGCCTCTATATCATCTGGCTCTGGCTTCCCGTGGACGAACTTTGGCAGTCCGAAGGACTCTATGAGCGCACCGCATTCCTCGATTTTCTTCTGCTCACCGTAGACTTTTGGAGCCTTCATGAACTGGATTATCGCAACCTTCCCGCCGGAGCCGAGCATCCTCACAGCGAGGCCAAACGCGGCAGTTGTCTTCCCCTTTCCGTTTCCTGTGTAAATGTGAATTAAACCGAGTTTGTCTTTCCATGACATTTCAACCACCATTGGAGTGTAGTTCAGGGAGACTGCTCGAAATTGTTAAAAAACCTACCGCTCAAACTCAGTTCATGCCCCAGATATTATCTCTGGGTTATTTCCTTCGCGACCTTGTTGTGCTACTCCTATCAATGGCTATAGTCATAATGCTCCTTACTGTTGAAAAAAGCGTTAAGAGGCATCTTAGGGTTAAGTATTTCACAAGGATCTTTAACCTCCTTCTTGGGGCGTTTCTTCTCATAGTCTTTGCGGAAGTTATCGGTGTCCTCCTGAGAACATCGCTTCTGTACGGGAATGAGAATTTTGCAATTATCCGTTCTGTTCTTCTCACTGGTGGGGCACTACTTCTGTTTCTCTCCTCTCTAATGCTGTACGTGCCCTTTGCGAAAGGTCGATACGCCATTGTTCAGATAGCCACGGAACCGGATTATGAACTTGTTCACGGAGCTTACTGGGGAAGAAGCGAGGAAACTGAGAGGATTTTTGTTGAGCTTACTAAGCATCGGCATTTGCCCGGTATAGCCGTCACTAGGGATCCTCCTGAGATCTTCAGGAGAAGGCTTGGGCTAAGGATTGTTCCAGTCCTTTGGGTTTCAAAGATTCATCATGATGATGCAGTAGCTCCGACAAGACTTCCATACCTCCTTGAGAATCTAAGATCATTTCTGGAATCAACGAATCTCGACAAAGTTGTGCTAATGGAGTGTGTTGAATACC encodes the following:
- a CDS encoding basic amino acid ABC transporter substrate-binding protein; translation: MRRTSYLGLLLVASLLLAVGSSGCIGSGTTQEKVLVVGTSADFPPFEYKNASNGQITGFDIALIKLIAKKMGYDKVEIKDMDFDSLIPALQAGKVDVVIAGMTITPEREKVVDFSIPYWEADQAVLVRKGSNIKVNSLDDLKGKTIGVEKGTTGAIYVKKHLGNSSTIKEYPTYVAAIEALLNGQVDAVVLDSPVAKMFSKKYNVEVVYTIKTGEKYGIAVKKGNTKLLEGINTALKEIMNSPEWDKLVEEYFGS
- a CDS encoding amino acid ABC transporter permease translates to MIGTMVSLDTAVRMLFEGAKITVVLSILSILLGLLIGLPIAIIETYGGKTLRYVAMVYEGTLRGIPLLAIYMVIFFSMPLITGIGLPAFWAAVLGLGLRSSAYQSQIFRSTIQAVGEGQVEAAYSLGMSKLEVLRYIVLPQALRMAVPAWMNEYVIVLKDTSVALAVGIVELTRQAQYLVSITGEPFHYYGLAAVFYLIMVLPLTYLAGILAKKYGIKGTGGVSNVRL
- a CDS encoding amino acid ABC transporter ATP-binding protein; the encoded protein is MFQTSGSNVLIIRNLKKKFGSKTVLDGVSFGVRRGETKVIIGPSGAGKSTLLRCINRLVEPDSGEIIFDGINVLSKDVDIKKIRARIGFVFQHFNLFKHLTALENVKIGPKVVKGLSDDEAEKLAVKSLRAVHLEEDAFEKYPAELSGGQQQRVAIARALAMEPDIILFDEPTSALDPQLAGEVLDVMRELAKKNVTMLVVTHEIGFALNAADEVLFFYNGKIWEQGKPRELLYSPQREETKAFLKRIADLSL
- a CDS encoding amino acid ABC transporter permease → MDYGFILLQLLKGLKVTLELTILGFIGGFVLGFLLAIARTYGRGLPKALAIAYIELIRGTPMLLQLYIIGFGLPLLIRQHFENFVMSPTLAAMLGIMLNSAAYQAEYMRGAFNSIESGQIEAALSLGMSKWQIIRHIIFPQAFRIMLPSWTNEMVYLLKYSSLAMLLAVPELMYMASVTASETFLYAQIYLIVAGIYLVFATLIIQVMRIVEVRIHIPGVTMIKR
- the cobO gene encoding cob(I)yrinic acid a,c-diamide adenosyltransferase, which produces MSWKDKLGLIHIYTGNGKGKTTAAFGLAVRMLGSGGKVAIIQFMKAPKVYGEQKKIEECGALIESFGLPKFVHGKPEPDDIEAAKRALKRAEDLVSSGEWDLVILDEICVALGFKMLDVEEVKELIDKKAPKTELVLTGRYCPEELFELADYVTEMKEVKHPYQKGIIARRGVEY
- a CDS encoding DUF835 domain-containing protein, whose amino-acid sequence is MPQILSLGYFLRDLVVLLLSMAIVIMLLTVEKSVKRHLRVKYFTRIFNLLLGAFLLIVFAEVIGVLLRTSLLYGNENFAIIRSVLLTGGALLLFLSSLMLYVPFAKGRYAIVQIATEPDYELVHGAYWGRSEETERIFVELTKHRHLPGIAVTRDPPEIFRRRLGLRIVPVLWVSKIHHDDAVAPTRLPYLLENLRSFLESTNLDKVVLMECVEYLLLENKPESVLRFIASLRDLATLNRGILLVSLEKEALEEKIFSLLTSELKSVKELENIMEKEYRS